A genomic region of Colletes latitarsis isolate SP2378_abdomen chromosome 7, iyColLati1, whole genome shotgun sequence contains the following coding sequences:
- the Rps7 gene encoding ribosomal protein S7: protein MFTANAKIIKSGGAEPDAFEASISQALLELEMNSDLKSQLRELYITKAREIETNNKKCIIIYVPMPKLKAFQKIQTRLVRELEKKFSGKHVMFVGERKILPKPTRKTRTKNKQKRPRSRTLTAVYDALLEDLVYPVEIVGKRIRIKLDGTQLIKVHLDKNEQTNIEHKVDTFAAVYKKLTGRDVTFEFPETYV from the exons ATGTTCACGGCTAATGCTAAAATAATAAAGAGTGGTGGAGCCGAACCAGATGCCTTCGAAGCAAGTATTTCCCAAGCTCTTTTAGAGCTAGAAATGAATAGTGATTTAAAATCACAGTTGAGAGAACTTTACATCACTAAAGCACGCGAAATAGAAACTAATAACAAAAAG TGCATTATTATATATGTACCTATGCCAAAGCTGAAGGCCTTCCAAAAAATTCAAACAAGACTTGTACGTGAACTGGAAAAGAAATTCTCTGGAAAACATGTCATGTTTGTTGGTGAACGTAAAATTCTACCTAAACCAACAAGGAAAACACGTACTAAAAATAAGCAAAAGAGACCAAGAAG CCGTACTTTGACTGCTGTATATGATGCACTGTTAGAAGATTTGGTGTATCCTGTAGAGATTGTTGGAAAACGCATTCGAATTAAACTTGATGGTACACAGCTCATCAAAGTTCATTTGGACAAAAATGAACAAACAAATATTGAACATaag GTTGACACCTTTGCTGCTGTGTATAAAAAATTAACAGGTCGGGATGTAACATTCGAGTTTCCAGAAACCTATGtataa
- the LOC143343751 gene encoding PSME3-interacting protein codes for MSSGFISEAEIAEQRRIRQQEWERVRTADQPLEAPEESYDPRSLYERLQEQKTKRDAEYEEAHKLKNMIKGLDDDEVEFLDLVDRTKLEEERKKNLEEEKEMRDFKAAVASLQEKSLNEKLKQELKNPQIINKNVSSGSGRTSQLKLLAGVVVKRSEKQKQGDVIQGVKRKLSTDDSKDVLENEDCQVNEQKVTENVESEVNLLNNVPLESKTIMNEIGGMKCIGILPGLGSYEDSSDSDCSSDTDQDSEPNHPKYDFLGREVKIVQEEIIKEKS; via the exons ATGAGCTCAGGATTTATATCAGAAGCTGAAATTGCAGAACAACGAAGGATAcgacaacaagaatgggaacgtGTTCGAACGGCAGATCAACCATTag AAGCTCCAGAAGAATCGTATGATCCAAGATCTTTGTACGAACGACTGCAAGAACAAAAAACTAAAAGAGATGCAGAATATGAAGAAGCACATAAACTAA aaaatatgatAAAAGGTTTAGATGATGACGAGGTAGAATTCTTGGATTTAGTAGATAGAACTAAATTGGAAGAAGAACGTAAAAAGAATCttgaagaagaaaaagaaatgcGTGATTTTAAAGCAGCTGTTGCATCATTACAAGAAAAATCattgaatgaaaaattaaagcaagaattaaaaaatcctcaaattataaataaaaatgtttcttcTGGaag tGGTCGTACATCGCAGTTAAAATTATTGGCTGGTGTTGTAGTCAAGCGTTCTGAAAAGCAAAAACAGG GtgatgttatacagggtgttaagaGAAAGTTATCAACCGATGATAGTAAAGATGTACTAGAAAACGAAGACTGTCAAGTAAATGAGCAGAAAGTAACAGAAAATGTTGAATCTGAAgttaatttacttaataatgtccCTTTAGAGAGTAAGACCATAATGAATGAAATTGGAGGAATGAAATGTATTGGAATACTCCCTGGACTCGGTTCTTATGAAGATTCTAGTGATAGTGATTGTAGTTCAGATACAGATCAAGATTCAGAACCAAATCATCCCAAATATGATTTTTTAGGACGCGAAGTAAAAATTGTACAAGaagaaattataaaagaaaaaagctGA
- the LOC143343750 gene encoding uncharacterized protein LOC143343750: MQDLCPICLKNGVKKKVKLLQINLQEGVRVCEEEKCIWPFGYEDFVICQRVVGKIWSCYWDDYKSTSKLKEAVATSAKPALYSTTTTCPKDTSNKCISSSILDTNHLKSIDNINNSSNTIETKACDLQTLDDKDSYILSHKNNTEHCNTDNNILSKEATICSNINANNLQLFNSNAKNIKIENEFINSVDSHIKDDKDFCTQNIQCNSNVRGIPKIRSIEKTSIDISNVITKNQNSIHEDLDKKVSTVNKSADSAEEKLISLTNGNNLIESEKLVNSVPSENIQHNNEVAITKSNLSVTKMEIDGLPPITLSFEIPASTTIPKTVTSSIQQTDYKNNTAEGIVNTKSSISEVKSVSRIRNVTSGKHYAKFSFSAIKKKVDSNNSINTNNNSMDSINMKLNPAIKDVGNDFTNCAKNEISNENFMSNNSNNSGIISNLSSQETITSSEINTSVNIDTVLEDFLSSDYSVSEDINDEWINSLLS, translated from the exons atgcaAGATTTATGcccaatttgtttaaaaaacggcgtaaaaaaaaaagtaaaattacTGCAAATTAATTTACAAGAAGGTGTCCGGGTATGTGAAGAAGAAAAG tGTATATGGCCTTTTGGCTATGAAGATTTTGTAATTTGTCAAAGAGTAGTGGGAAAAATATGGTCTTGCTATTGGGATGATTATAAGTCAAcgtcaaaattaaaagaagCTGTTGCAACATCAGCAAAACCAGCATTATATAGTACCACTACAACATGTCCTAAAGACACGTCAAATAAATGTATTTCTAGTTCTATTTTAGATACAAATCATTTAAAAAGTAtcgataatataaataatagttCAAATACAATAGAAACAAAAGCTTGTGATTTACAAACTTTGGATGATAAAGATTCTTATATACTGTCACATAAGAACAATACGGAGCATTGTAATAcagataataatattttaagtaAAGAAGCTACTATTTGTTCAAATATAAATGCCAACAATTTGCAATTATTTAATAGTAACGCAaagaatataaaaattgaaaatgaatttataaattcaGTAGACTCACACATCAAAGACGATAAAGATTTTTGTACACAAAATATTCAATGTAATAGCAATGTAAGAGGAATTCCTAAGATAAGAAGTATTGAAAAAACAAGTATTGATATTTCTAATGTTATAACAAAGAATCAAAATTCTATTCATGAAGACTTAGATAAAAAGGTTTCAACTGTTAATAAGTCAGCAGATAGTGCAGAAGAAAAATTAATATCTTTAACAAATGGTAACAATTTAATAGAATCTGAAAAATTAGTAAATTCAGTGCCATCTGAAAATATTCAACATAATAATGAAGTAGCAATAACAAAATCGAATTTGAGTGTAACTAAGATGGAAATAGATGGTTTACCCCCTATAACATTATCTTTTGAAATTCCTGCGAGTACAACAATTCCTAAAACAGTAACATCTAGCATACAACAAACTGATTATAAAAACAATACTGCCGAAGGTATAGTCAATACAAAATCAAGTATTTCAGAAGTGAAAAGTGTATCACGAATACGAAATGTAACTAGTGGTAAACATTATGCAAAATTCAGTTTTAGTGCCATTAAGAAAAAAGTTGACTCAAATAATTCCattaatacaaataataatagTATGGATTCTATTAATATGAAGTTAAATCCAGCAATAAAAGATGTAGGAAATGACTTCACAAATTGTGCAAAGAATGAAATTTCaaatgaaaatttcatgtcaAATAATAGTAACAACTCTGGAATAATCAGTAATTTATCAAGTCAAGAAACTATAACATCTTCAGAAATAAATACTAGTGTCAATATAGATACCGTCTTAGAAGATTTTTTAAGTAGTGATTATAGCGTTTCTGAAGATATAAATGATGAATGGATAAATTCACTATTAAGTTAA